In the Candidatus Eisenbacteria bacterium genome, one interval contains:
- a CDS encoding cytochrome c biogenesis protein CcdA, whose protein sequence is MKFVPALALTLLAAVFTDARAQLGTNVPEAAELVQITTVEAKITAGGSVRARIELAIAEGWHVNANPPALDYLIPTEVEVSASSGIVAGSPIYPAPKKAKLAFDDNELLVYDGAAVIEVPLTAAASSPGGRRTLSGTLRFQACNDQICLAPATVAFKIPVDVEAGASSGTAPMPQGAGAPADSAPGTGTAPSSSFQIAPPAQGSQSAAIGKSLEAALASGGLVWFLALFVGGLFLNLTPCVFPMLGVTVSIFGARRQEPLPTVISAASLYVLGIVVMYSTLGVVAALTGGLFGAALQSVWVGIALGALLIGLSLSMFGLYEMQPPAWLLQRVGGANTTSAMGLFVSGLMVGIIAAPCVGPFVVAVLAMIAQRGDAMFGFRTMFALALGLGFPYLFLASFSNLLQRLPRSGDWMVWVKKVFGVILLGVGLFYLLLAIAPDWAPWVLPAALVLGGIYLGFIDRSATARPRFRLFRYGVGALAALAGVMVVATTPRQSVAFEPFAAEVLAADLGRGHSVMIDFSADWCAPCHELDRFTFTDSRVRALARSFRAYRVDLTRYDSPESKALKQRYGISGVPTVVFIGPDGQEVMEARVEGFLPPEHFLERMKYAGRRTGAMATNQ, encoded by the coding sequence ATGAAGTTCGTTCCTGCTTTGGCGCTCACGCTGCTCGCCGCAGTCTTCACCGACGCTCGAGCCCAATTGGGAACGAACGTTCCGGAAGCCGCCGAGCTGGTCCAGATCACGACGGTCGAGGCGAAGATCACCGCGGGCGGAAGCGTGCGCGCTCGGATCGAGCTCGCGATCGCCGAGGGATGGCACGTGAACGCCAACCCGCCGGCGCTCGATTACCTGATCCCCACCGAGGTCGAGGTGAGCGCCAGCTCGGGGATCGTTGCCGGGAGCCCGATCTATCCCGCGCCGAAGAAGGCGAAGCTCGCCTTCGATGACAACGAGCTCCTGGTCTACGACGGCGCGGCGGTCATCGAGGTGCCGCTGACCGCCGCCGCGAGCTCGCCGGGGGGACGCCGGACGCTCTCCGGAACGCTGCGCTTCCAGGCGTGCAACGACCAGATCTGTCTGGCGCCCGCGACGGTCGCGTTCAAGATCCCGGTCGATGTCGAAGCCGGAGCCTCGAGCGGGACGGCGCCGATGCCGCAGGGCGCGGGGGCCCCCGCCGACTCGGCCCCGGGCACGGGGACCGCGCCGTCCTCCTCCTTCCAGATCGCGCCGCCCGCGCAGGGAAGCCAATCGGCGGCCATCGGCAAGAGCCTCGAGGCCGCGCTGGCGAGCGGCGGACTGGTGTGGTTCCTGGCGCTCTTCGTCGGCGGCCTGTTCCTCAACCTCACCCCGTGCGTGTTCCCGATGCTGGGCGTCACGGTCTCGATCTTCGGCGCGCGCCGCCAGGAGCCGCTGCCCACGGTGATCAGCGCGGCCTCGCTTTACGTGCTCGGCATCGTGGTCATGTACTCCACGCTCGGCGTCGTCGCGGCGCTCACCGGCGGGTTGTTCGGCGCGGCGCTGCAGAGCGTCTGGGTCGGCATCGCGCTCGGTGCTTTGCTGATCGGACTCTCGCTCTCGATGTTCGGCCTCTACGAGATGCAGCCGCCGGCCTGGCTGCTCCAGCGGGTGGGTGGCGCCAACACCACTTCCGCGATGGGACTCTTCGTCTCCGGGCTGATGGTCGGCATCATCGCCGCCCCTTGCGTCGGGCCGTTCGTCGTCGCGGTGCTGGCGATGATCGCGCAGCGCGGCGACGCGATGTTCGGGTTCCGCACCATGTTCGCACTCGCCCTCGGGCTGGGCTTTCCATACCTGTTCCTGGCGAGCTTCTCCAACCTGCTCCAGCGCCTGCCGCGCTCCGGCGACTGGATGGTGTGGGTGAAGAAGGTGTTCGGCGTCATCCTCCTGGGCGTCGGGCTCTTCTACCTGCTGCTGGCGATCGCTCCCGACTGGGCGCCGTGGGTGCTGCCGGCCGCATTGGTGCTGGGTGGAATCTACCTGGGCTTCATCGACCGGAGCGCCACCGCCCGGCCGCGATTCCGGCTGTTCCGCTACGGAGTCGGCGCCCTCGCGGCCCTGGCGGGCGTCATGGTCGTCGCGACCACGCCTCGTCAGAGTGTGGCGTTCGAGCCGTTCGCCGCGGAGGTGCTCGCAGCGGATCTCGGCCGCGGGCATTCGGTGATGATCGACTTCTCCGCCGACTGGTGCGCGCCCTGCCACGAGCTCGACCGCTTCACCTTCACCGATTCACGGGTGCGGGCCCTGGCTCGCTCGTTCCGCGCCTATCGGGTGGACCTCACGCGCTACGACTCGCCGGAGTCCAAGGCGCTCAAGCAACGCTACGGCATTTCCGGCGTGCCCACCGTGGTGTTCATCGGACCCGACGGGCAGGAAGTGATGGAAGCGCGAGTCGAGGGATTCCTGCCGCCCGAGCACTTCCTCGAACGCATGAAGTATGCGGGCCGTCGAACGGGCGCGATGGCGACGAATCAATGA